From the Glutamicibacter halophytocola genome, the window TGATCGTCGTGGTCCTGGGCATTATGGCCGCCTATCCGCTGGCCCGCTATCAATTCCGGATGCGCGAGCCGATCTTCATGGTGTTCGTGCTGGGACTGCTCTTTCCCGCTACCGTGGCCATCGTTCCGCTGTTCATCCTGATCACCCGCGATCTGCATATGGGCAACACCTGGTGGGGCGTGGCCTTGCCGCAGGCGGCCTTCGCACTGCCCATGACCGTGGTCATCTTGCGCCCGTTCCTCATGGCCCTGCCCCAGGAATTGGAGGAAGCCGCGCAGCTGGATGGGGCCAGCCGGATTGGCTTCTTCTGGCGCATCTTGCTGCCACTGTCCGGTCCGGGCATGGTCACCGTGGGCGTTCTGGCCTTTGTCGGCTCGTGGAATGCCTACTTGCTGCCGCTGCTCTTGCTGCAAGGGGATATGCGCACCCTGCCATTGGGTGTTGCGGATTATTCCAGCGAGCACTCTGCGGATACCGCTGGCGTTTTCGCCTTCACCGCCTTGGCGATGATCCCCGCGCTGATTTTTTTCCTCGCCATGCAAAAGCGCATCGTCAACGGGCTGCAGGGCGCAGTCAAGGGCTGAGATTGCGGGCCTCCAAGCGCACCCGATCTTCTTTTGAGAATAGGATTTTCATGAAAACTGCCGAGCAGACCTGGCGCAATGCCAACCTTCCAACAGATCAGCGCGTTGCCGCGCTTCTAGCGCAGATGACGCTCGAAGAAAAAGCGGGGCAGCTGGGCTCCTACTGGATCCGTCCGGAGGAGGAACAACACGACGGCGAGAGCAATGTGGCGCCGATGGCCGATACTTTCGGCGGCGGCCCGAGCTTCGAGACAGCCATCAAGAACGGACTAGGCCACATTACCCGGGCCTTTGGCACCGTTCCGCTGGACCCGGGCCAGGGCCGCGCCCGGCTCGCCGAACTGCAAGAGCAAGTTATTGCCTCGAACCGCTTCGGAATTCCAGCCATCGCCCATGAAGAGTGCCTGACCGGCTTCACCGCCTTGGGTGCCACCTGCTACCCGGCATCCATTGCCTGGGGAGCAACCTTCAACCCGGAACTGGTCCAGTCCATGGCAGCGCATATCGGGGCGGATATGAAAAAGATGGGCGTGCACCAGGGCCTGTCCCCGGTATTGGATGTTGTGCGCGACTACCGCTGGGGACGCGTGGAAGAAACCATTGGAGAAGATCCGCACCTGGTAGGAGAACTCGCTGTCGCTTATGTGAAGGGGCTGCAGGGTTCTGGCGTCAATGCCACCCTGAAGCATTTCGCCGGCTACGCCGCTTCGCAGGCCGGACGCAATCACGCACCGGTAGCCATCGGCCAGCGCGCTTTGGAAGACATCGTATTCCCGCCATTTGAACGAGCAGTGCGCGAAGCCAAGGTCCAGTCGGTGATGAACTCCTACGCGGATATCGACGGCGAAGCGCCAGCGGCCAGCCGCCGGCTGCTCACCGGCGTACTGCGTGAACGCTGGGGATTCACCGGCACCGTGGTGGCCGACTACTGGGCCGTGAGCTTCCTGCACAGCATGCATGAAATTGCCGACAGCGAAGATGCTGCAGGACTGCTGGCCCTGAGCGCCGGCATGGATGTGGAACTGCCCGAAACGATCGCCTTCGCTCGCCTTGCGGAGGCGGTGCGCGACGGCGGCTTGGACGAAACGATCCTGGACACTGCGGTACGCCGCGTGCTCACCCAGAAGATCGAGGCCGGACTGCTGGATCCTGGCTACAGCCCTGAGCAGGCCTGGCTGGGCACAGACGTGGAATTGGATTCTGGGCAGAACCGGGCGCTGGCCCGTGCCATGGCAGAAGAGTCCATCATCCTGCTGCGCAATGAGCAGATCCTGCCATTAACGAACCCGGCCCGCCTCGCGGTGATCGGCCCTAGCGCCACCCAGCCACGCACCCACCTGGGCTGTTATTCCTTTACCAACCACGTGTACTCGCGCTTCGCCGAACAAGAAGACCACGGCGTGGAGATGGTTTCCATTCTCCAGGCGCTGCGCGAGTCTCCGGCGCTCGCCGGAAGCCAGATCGAATATGCCCGTGGCGTGGACTTCACGGACCTTGATGATGCGGGTATTGAACAGGCCGTTGAAACAGCTCGGAATGCTGAAGTGGCGGTAGTGACCGTGGGTGATTTGGCAGGCCTCTTTGGCCGCGGAACGTCCGGTGAAGGGTGCGACGTGGTGGATCTGAAACTGCCCGGGCGGCAAGCTGAACTTGTTGAGGCCGTGCTGGAAACCGGTACGCCCACCGTCCTGGTATTGGTCACCGGCCGCCCGTATTCGCTGGGGCAATTCGCTGATCGGGCGGCGGGCATTGTCCAGTGCTTCATGCCAGGGGTGGAAGGCGGACCAGCGTTGGCGGGTGTGCTCACCGGTGAAGTGAATCCTTCGGGCAAATTGCCGGTGCAGATCCCTGACCATGTCGGCGGGCAGCCCGGAACCTACCTGGCGCCTAAATTGGGATGGCATTCAGATGGGGTATCGAACCTTGATCCGCGCCCGCTCTATCCCTTCGGCTACGGACTGTCCTACACGAGTTTCGAAATCTCAGCGCTTCAGTT encodes:
- a CDS encoding carbohydrate ABC transporter permease: MSATVATGPQHTPAQALRAKKRAGNQGGNVAIYAIALAVVALTLGPVLYGILGGFRSNAQLAENPSGLPEPWVLDNYSGVLKNPDFWQYALNSTMIAVITTVIVVVLGIMAAYPLARYQFRMREPIFMVFVLGLLFPATVAIVPLFILITRDLHMGNTWWGVALPQAAFALPMTVVILRPFLMALPQELEEAAQLDGASRIGFFWRILLPLSGPGMVTVGVLAFVGSWNAYLLPLLLLQGDMRTLPLGVADYSSEHSADTAGVFAFTALAMIPALIFFLAMQKRIVNGLQGAVKG
- a CDS encoding glycoside hydrolase family 3 N-terminal domain-containing protein, yielding MKTAEQTWRNANLPTDQRVAALLAQMTLEEKAGQLGSYWIRPEEEQHDGESNVAPMADTFGGGPSFETAIKNGLGHITRAFGTVPLDPGQGRARLAELQEQVIASNRFGIPAIAHEECLTGFTALGATCYPASIAWGATFNPELVQSMAAHIGADMKKMGVHQGLSPVLDVVRDYRWGRVEETIGEDPHLVGELAVAYVKGLQGSGVNATLKHFAGYAASQAGRNHAPVAIGQRALEDIVFPPFERAVREAKVQSVMNSYADIDGEAPAASRRLLTGVLRERWGFTGTVVADYWAVSFLHSMHEIADSEDAAGLLALSAGMDVELPETIAFARLAEAVRDGGLDETILDTAVRRVLTQKIEAGLLDPGYSPEQAWLGTDVELDSGQNRALARAMAEESIILLRNEQILPLTNPARLAVIGPSATQPRTHLGCYSFTNHVYSRFAEQEDHGVEMVSILQALRESPALAGSQIEYARGVDFTDLDDAGIEQAVETARNAEVAVVTVGDLAGLFGRGTSGEGCDVVDLKLPGRQAELVEAVLETGTPTVLVLVTGRPYSLGQFADRAAGIVQCFMPGVEGGPALAGVLTGEVNPSGKLPVQIPDHVGGQPGTYLAPKLGWHSDGVSNLDPRPLYPFGYGLSYTSFEISALQLSATEIPTAGTVEVSATVTNTGERQGAEAIQLYLSDEISQVVRPRRWLAGFAKIKLEAGESKRVAFTVHADRTSFTGLAGRRIVEPGKFTAAIGSNSEDLGQQEAFKIVGDIREVGEGRVMDTRVVVS